From a single Pseudobutyrivibrio xylanivorans genomic region:
- a CDS encoding MIP/aquaporin family protein, whose protein sequence is MSVYLGEFIGTILLVLLGDGVCCNVSLNKSGFKGGGAVHILIGWGMAVMVPAFAMSNFTGCPSAFNPAVTIGIAIRSGDWSTVPGQIVAQMLGGFVGAAILIFLYGDHIKETADDAVIRGCFCTGASIPNQVLNFFSEFVATFVLVFTLALIPAGSDRTVWVLVYGVIVACGASFGGLTGYAMNAARDTAPRIAYLLLAPNFGKKDGNWSYGWIPAVAPICGGIVASLLYNALAAAQMFG, encoded by the coding sequence ATGTCAGTTTATTTAGGAGAGTTTATAGGTACTATATTACTTGTATTACTCGGCGATGGTGTTTGCTGTAACGTTTCTTTGAACAAGTCAGGTTTCAAGGGCGGCGGAGCAGTTCACATCCTTATTGGATGGGGAATGGCAGTTATGGTTCCTGCATTTGCAATGAGCAATTTCACAGGATGTCCTTCAGCATTTAACCCAGCAGTTACAATTGGTATTGCAATTAGATCTGGTGACTGGAGCACAGTTCCTGGACAGATCGTAGCTCAGATGCTTGGTGGTTTCGTAGGCGCAGCTATCCTTATCTTCCTTTACGGAGATCATATTAAGGAAACAGCTGATGATGCTGTAATCAGAGGATGCTTCTGTACAGGAGCTTCAATTCCTAACCAGGTACTCAACTTCTTCTCTGAGTTCGTAGCTACATTCGTACTTGTATTTACACTTGCTCTTATTCCAGCAGGTTCAGATCGTACAGTTTGGGTACTCGTATATGGCGTAATCGTTGCTTGCGGTGCTTCATTTGGTGGCCTTACAGGATACGCTATGAACGCAGCAAGAGATACAGCTCCTCGTATTGCTTACCTTCTTCTTGCACCAAACTTTGGTAAGAAGGACGGAAACTGGAGCTATGGATGGATTCCAGCAGTAGCACCTATCTGTGGCGGTATTGTTGCATCACTTCTTTACAATGCACTTGCAGCTGCTCAGATGTTTGGCTAA